The following proteins are encoded in a genomic region of Protaetiibacter sp. SSC-01:
- the ftsZ gene encoding cell division protein FtsZ — protein sequence MTSNQNYLAVIKVVGIGGGGVNAVNRMIELGLRGVEFIAINTDAQALLMSDADVKLDVGRELTRGLGAGADPEVGRRAAEDHAEEIEEALAGADMVFVTAGEGGGTGTGGAPVVARIAKSIGALTIGVVTKPFGFEGKRRQAQAEIGVATLKNEVDTLIVVPNDRLLEISDRGISMLEAFSTADQVLLAGVQGITDLITTPGLINLDFADVKSVMQGAGSALMGIGASRGADRAIKAAELAVASPLLEASIDGAHGVLLSIQGGSNLGIFEINDAARLVQEAVHPEANIIFGAVIDDTLGDEVRVTVIAAGFDGGEPAPKPQTERRSNFVEAPVPVAVAASTEEGAAPAAPEGWAREPEVPVVASLDDFDDEGDLDIPDFLK from the coding sequence GTGACTTCGAACCAGAACTACCTCGCCGTCATCAAGGTCGTCGGTATCGGCGGCGGTGGCGTGAACGCGGTGAACCGGATGATCGAGCTCGGCCTGCGCGGCGTCGAGTTCATCGCCATCAACACCGACGCTCAGGCGCTGCTCATGAGCGACGCCGACGTCAAGCTCGACGTGGGGCGTGAGCTGACCCGCGGACTCGGCGCCGGCGCCGACCCCGAGGTCGGCCGTCGCGCCGCCGAGGACCATGCGGAGGAGATCGAGGAGGCCCTCGCGGGCGCCGACATGGTCTTCGTCACCGCGGGCGAGGGCGGCGGCACGGGAACCGGCGGCGCGCCCGTCGTGGCCCGCATCGCGAAGTCCATCGGCGCCCTCACGATCGGTGTCGTCACGAAGCCATTCGGCTTCGAGGGCAAGCGCCGCCAGGCGCAGGCCGAGATCGGCGTCGCGACCCTCAAGAACGAGGTCGACACCCTCATCGTCGTGCCGAACGATCGCCTGCTCGAGATCAGCGACCGCGGCATCTCGATGCTCGAGGCGTTCTCGACCGCCGACCAGGTGCTCCTCGCCGGTGTGCAGGGCATCACCGACCTCATCACGACTCCCGGCCTCATCAACCTCGACTTCGCCGACGTCAAGTCGGTCATGCAGGGCGCGGGCTCGGCGCTCATGGGCATCGGGGCGAGCAGGGGAGCCGACCGCGCCATCAAGGCGGCCGAGCTCGCCGTCGCGAGCCCGCTGCTCGAGGCCTCGATCGACGGCGCCCACGGCGTGCTCCTCTCGATCCAGGGCGGCTCGAACCTCGGCATCTTCGAGATCAACGACGCCGCGCGCCTCGTGCAGGAGGCCGTGCACCCCGAGGCGAACATCATCTTCGGCGCCGTCATCGACGACACCCTCGGCGACGAGGTGCGCGTCACCGTCATCGCCGCGGGCTTCGACGGAGGCGAGCCCGCCCCGAAGCCGCAGACCGAGCGTCGCAGCAACTTCGTCGAGGCCCCCGTGCCCGTCGCGGTCGCCGCGTCGACGGAGGAGGGCGCAGCCCCGGCCGCGCCCGAGGGCTGGGCACGTGAGCCCGAGGTGCCCGTCGTCGCGTCGCTCGACGACTTCGACGACGAGGGCGACCTCGACATCCCCGACTTCCTGAAGTAG
- a CDS encoding FtsQ-type POTRA domain-containing protein yields MRRPEGFDEPARAEVPSAASAEPKRRGLPKPSAQARPKPPTEPKSAKPKPTKPAKQPKPPRQPKPVEATDPERPRTTQPPRRLRRASASRVAEAELRAAERARKRAEKRELRRFTRRVRRRRIAWAIGLTLVGSLVGISLMAVYSPLLALRDIRVEGTTSLDPAQIVDAVDGQLGTPLALLDEGELRDQLGEFTLIRSYSTEILPPGTLIIHVVERTPVGAMVKGSRFQIVDAAGVVLATSPQRPAGLPLIDLEASDVGGAAFGSIAEVLLVLPTSVRDQLDAISATTRDDVTLTLAGSTQRVVWGSADDSEHKARVLAALVAIHGGSGPGTYDVSAPGTAVFNAG; encoded by the coding sequence ATGAGGCGGCCCGAGGGGTTCGACGAGCCGGCCCGCGCCGAGGTGCCGAGCGCGGCATCCGCGGAGCCGAAGCGCCGCGGGCTCCCGAAGCCGTCCGCGCAGGCGCGCCCGAAGCCGCCCACGGAGCCGAAGTCGGCGAAGCCGAAGCCGACGAAGCCCGCGAAGCAGCCGAAGCCCCCGCGACAGCCGAAGCCCGTCGAGGCGACCGACCCCGAGCGACCCCGCACGACCCAGCCCCCGCGCAGGCTGCGCCGCGCATCCGCGAGCCGCGTCGCCGAGGCCGAGCTGCGCGCCGCGGAGCGCGCCCGCAAGCGCGCCGAGAAGCGCGAGCTGCGCCGCTTCACGCGCCGCGTGCGCCGCCGCCGCATCGCGTGGGCGATCGGGCTCACTCTCGTCGGGAGCCTCGTCGGCATCAGCCTCATGGCCGTCTACTCGCCGCTCCTCGCCCTCCGCGACATCCGCGTCGAGGGCACGACGAGCCTCGACCCGGCGCAGATCGTCGACGCCGTCGACGGGCAGCTCGGCACGCCCCTCGCGCTCCTCGACGAGGGCGAGCTGCGCGACCAGCTCGGCGAGTTCACGCTCATCCGCAGCTACTCGACCGAGATCCTGCCGCCGGGCACGCTCATCATCCACGTCGTCGAGCGCACACCCGTCGGCGCGATGGTGAAGGGCAGCAGGTTCCAGATCGTCGATGCGGCGGGCGTCGTGCTCGCGACGAGCCCGCAGCGTCCCGCGGGGCTGCCGCTCATCGACCTCGAGGCCTCGGATGTCGGCGGGGCCGCGTTCGGCTCGATCGCCGAGGTGCTGCTCGTGCTGCCGACGTCCGTGCGCGACCAGCTCGATGCGATCTCGGCGACGACGCGCGACGACGTGACCCTCACGCTCGCGGGCTCGACGCAGCGGGTCGTGTGGGGGAGCGCCGACGACTCGGAGCACAAGGCGCGCGTGCTCGCGGCGCTCGTCGCGATCCACGGCGGCTCCGGCCCGGGCACCTACGACGTGTCCGCTCCGGGCACCGCGGTCTTCAACGCGGGCTGA
- a CDS encoding glycosyltransferase: MTVYLMAGGGTAGHVNPLLATADRIRERQPDAEVLVLGTAEGLESRLVPQRGYELVTVARLPFPRRPNTDALRFPKRWRATVEEVERILRERHVDAVVGFGGYVAAPAYAAAHRAGLPLVIHEANARPGIANRYGALRTRYVGTVFPGTRLRNGQVVGLPLRREIEALDRFAVRPQALAELGLAEGRPTLLVTGGSLGARRLNEGVSGAVDSVLAAGWQVLHITGDRAPVEDPGLPGYRILTYCDRMDLALSAADLAISRAGSATVSELAALGIPAVFVPYAVGNGEQALNARESVDAGGALLVADADFDAEWVRGPFQRLLDDPALVADMAARMAQTGRRDGADRLVDLVERALREHPAASAAPGADG; the protein is encoded by the coding sequence GTGACCGTGTACCTCATGGCCGGCGGCGGGACCGCGGGCCACGTCAACCCGCTGCTCGCGACGGCCGACCGCATCCGCGAGCGCCAGCCCGACGCCGAGGTGCTCGTGCTCGGCACGGCCGAGGGGCTCGAGTCGCGGCTCGTGCCGCAGCGCGGCTACGAGCTCGTGACGGTCGCGCGGCTGCCGTTCCCGCGCCGCCCGAACACGGATGCGCTGCGCTTCCCCAAGCGCTGGCGCGCGACGGTCGAGGAGGTCGAGCGCATCCTGCGTGAGCGCCACGTCGACGCCGTCGTCGGCTTCGGCGGCTACGTCGCCGCGCCCGCCTATGCCGCAGCCCACCGCGCGGGGCTTCCGCTCGTCATCCACGAGGCCAACGCACGGCCCGGCATCGCCAACCGCTACGGCGCCCTCCGCACCCGCTACGTCGGCACGGTGTTCCCCGGCACGCGGCTGCGGAACGGCCAGGTCGTCGGCCTTCCGCTCCGGCGCGAGATCGAGGCGCTCGACCGCTTCGCCGTGCGCCCCCAGGCCCTCGCGGAGCTCGGCCTCGCGGAGGGGCGCCCGACCCTTCTCGTGACGGGCGGATCGCTCGGCGCGCGTCGCCTCAACGAGGGCGTCTCCGGCGCCGTCGACTCCGTGCTGGCCGCGGGCTGGCAGGTGCTGCACATCACGGGCGACCGCGCACCCGTCGAGGATCCCGGGCTGCCCGGCTACCGCATCCTCACCTACTGCGACCGCATGGACCTCGCCCTCTCCGCCGCCGACCTCGCGATCTCGCGGGCCGGCTCGGCGACCGTGAGCGAGCTCGCGGCCCTCGGCATCCCCGCGGTGTTCGTGCCCTACGCGGTCGGCAACGGCGAGCAGGCGCTCAACGCGCGCGAGTCGGTCGACGCGGGCGGCGCGCTGCTCGTGGCCGACGCCGACTTCGACGCCGAGTGGGTGCGCGGCCCGTTCCAGCGTCTTCTCGACGACCCGGCGCTCGTCGCCGACATGGCTGCGCGCATGGCGCAGACGGGCCGCCGCGATGGCGCCGACCGCCTCGTGGACCTCGTCGAGCGGGCCCTCCGTGAGCACCCGGCCGCGTCGGCGGCACCCGGGGCGGACGGGTAG